The genome window CAAACATCAAGACTATATCACAGGGATCCTTCAATCCAATGGATTCTTCTATACGtcaaataatattaagtaataacGTTATTTCCTCGTTACCAAATGGTCTCTTCAATTCCATTCTTAGGTACCAAAAGCGATTCAGGACAGCATTAGATAATAATCCTTGGAACTGTGAGTGTAGCCTGAAATGGATGCAGGATCTTATCAAGAGCCATCCAAATGTATTGATGAATGTCCCATTGTGCAGAACGCCAGCAGCGAACGCTGAAAAATCATTCGAGACCGCAGAGTTCTGTCAATCCGACTCTACTGCCACGCACATGTCGTTCGTAGAAAGTAGCACAGAACCCACTAAGACATCGACGACAAGTACAGACGTATCTACCGAAATGATTGCAGTGAACTGCAGCATGACCCAATTCCTTCACCGAAAGCTTTTCTATTCCGGAGGTCTACGGAAGCTCCTGGCCACAGATTTAACATTTCCATTCCGTTCACCAGACTTCTTCATCCAATCGAAAACGGACCGGAGTATACGGATCAACTTGCCTAATCACAGCGAAGGGGTCACGCTGCTCTGGTTCGACAGTAATGACGTCAAGGGCTCGGTCAGCTGTGTGAGACGCGTCAGAGACTCTTATCAAGTGCGGAATATCGATCCTGGTACCACGTACACGATCTGTTTGCTCAGCGATAACGAGGACACCGTGTCTCCGCTGAATTGCCTGGCAGCGACAACGAAAGAGGATAAGGTTCTAGTTATCATCATCTTGACATCGATTCTCGCGCTGTGCTTTCTGGCAGGTGTTTTCTTTGCCATTGCGATGGTATGGAAGCATCCGTCACTGTTGCGAGGTAGCAAACGCGTGATAATGGTAAAGAAGAATAAAGCGGACGTCATTGTACTTCCGAAAGGAATGAAAGTTGAGGAACAGAGGCAAACATGTGGAATTAGGTCTCGGGTGAACAGTAAATCGGAGGATGACTATATCACTCCTCTGCCACCAGCGCCTGCTCCTCCTCCTAGAATACCGAGGATCTCTAGAGTGAGCTTGCAAAGCGATTGGCACAGTTACGTTTCCGCGGTAGATCTGCCTGGGAGTCAGTTTGCTTCTTGGAGTCCGACGAGGCAGAACAGTGAACAGGAGAGACAGCGATACGATGCCCCACCGTTGCCGCCGTACCCTTTGAATGAAATCCCTTCGTTGTCCTTGACAGTTGAGGGGAAGGAAGAGGATTTAGAGTACAAGACATTTGCATCTACTACTGTTTAAACTTTGGAGAATCAAGATCTACTTTTTAACGCCAGCTtcacgaatatttattgtataattgattctattgtttttagaaaaattgatgttcatttaCTTAGTCCTTGAAAATTCGAGATTCAAAGGTACGCGAGTAGAGTGCATATTCGTTTAATTGTATGAAACAAAACCGACGTAGCCATTTAGCGAatgatgtttatgaaattcgatgTGCGTCacattgacgcgttccgtgaagcTGGCGTTAAATTGTTTGCTTCTTCCAACGTAATTGTATATACACAATGTGTATGTTACGTAGAGTTGGAAGATTTAATAGTAGACACAGGGACCCAACTACAGATCTGTCGATTCTTTAAAGATTAATAGTCGTTGGTAGCAGGGGTTTGAGGAAATTAAATGGGATAGAAACGGTGCATCAGTAGTATTCGGTAGAATGGACATTGTAGACACCTGTCTGATCGAGAATTATTTATAGCCCACTTCTTCGAATGTTTCATGGTAACGAAGTAACGGTTACAAAATCGACCGACAAAGAACCATGTGTTATACATTTTGCAAcggggaaaataaataattcttgtcTCACCGGCCTAAATCTTATTAAACCTGGCCGACATCCCAAAGGTACACACGTGTCAATGTCAGGCTTGAACGATCAAGTGTACGTGGGCAGCCTAGACCCTAGAAGGGGTAAATGAACGGAAATACACTGCCCATATCGATGTTAGAATCGTCAGAATAGTTCCTAACGTCTCATCTGTATTTGACAATAAAacttattactatttaattatttttattctgtatCGACCAAAAGGGTTAACGCGTCCATAACAATAAAAGCAGAGTCATATTTCAGAACTTTTTTCCATGGCAAGAAAGCCCGTTAATAGTTATCGAATAACTTTCTCAACGctacatatttataatgaaatatttctggtaCCTACTGTGCAAACA of Nomia melanderi isolate GNS246 chromosome 5, iyNomMela1, whole genome shotgun sequence contains these proteins:
- the LOC116430854 gene encoding uncharacterized protein LOC116430854 isoform X1, with protein sequence MFTTRRRISDSASEALPSFVPWQKLLVAGLALGGTGLLMLPRYGPFQLVNTEVTNNTSVNSSISTQKNLMTVQTVIGLNSESTLDETMTSTYCHINACSSITCSYNSINFDYDAGERTSEFLETVFKDKCSNTKSIKLSLDNCIFRANALRKNWLRTDLSIEELNLNSCVLREIEDDAFALPIFKKTKKITLLNNKLLQSLHKAMFRHLISLEELAIRGNVIVQAEFDLLENVNNSLTNLDLSTAINDPLVLRNITGGSNLPKLLILGLQGNSIPTITNESFTGVTKVQSLYLQNSNIKTISQGSFNPMDSSIRQIILSNNVISSLPNGLFNSILRYQKRFRTALDNNPWNCECSLKWMQDLIKSHPNVLMNVPLCRTPAANAEKSFETAEFCQSDSTATHMSFVESSTEPTKTSTTSTDVSTEMIAVNCSMTQFLHRKLFYSGGLRKLLATDLTFPFRSPDFFIQSKTDRSIRINLPNHSEGVTLLWFDSNDVKGSVSCVRRVRDSYQVRNIDPGTTYTICLLSDNEDTVSPLNCLAATTKEDKVLVIIILTSILALCFLAGVFFAIAMVWKHPSLLRGSKRVIMVKKNKADVIVLPKGMKVEEQRQTCGIRSRVNSKSEDDYITPLPPAPAPPPRIPRISRVSLQSDWHSYVSAVDLPGSQFASWSPTRQNSEQERQRYDAPPLPPYPLNEIPSLSLTVEGKEEDLESVVRLQRRSSI
- the LOC116430854 gene encoding uncharacterized protein LOC116430854 isoform X2, coding for MLPRYGPFQLVNTEVTNNTSVNSSISTQKNLMTVQTVIGLNSESTLDETMTSTYCHINACSSITCSYNSINFDYDAGERTSEFLETVFKDKCSNTKSIKLSLDNCIFRANALRKNWLRTDLSIEELNLNSCVLREIEDDAFALPIFKKTKKITLLNNKLLQSLHKAMFRHLISLEELAIRGNVIVQAEFDLLENVNNSLTNLDLSTAINDPLVLRNITGGSNLPKLLILGLQGNSIPTITNESFTGVTKVQSLYLQNSNIKTISQGSFNPMDSSIRQIILSNNVISSLPNGLFNSILRYQKRFRTALDNNPWNCECSLKWMQDLIKSHPNVLMNVPLCRTPAANAEKSFETAEFCQSDSTATHMSFVESSTEPTKTSTTSTDVSTEMIAVNCSMTQFLHRKLFYSGGLRKLLATDLTFPFRSPDFFIQSKTDRSIRINLPNHSEGVTLLWFDSNDVKGSVSCVRRVRDSYQVRNIDPGTTYTICLLSDNEDTVSPLNCLAATTKEDKVLVIIILTSILALCFLAGVFFAIAMVWKHPSLLRGSKRVIMVKKNKADVIVLPKGMKVEEQRQTCGIRSRVNSKSEDDYITPLPPAPAPPPRIPRISRVSLQSDWHSYVSAVDLPGSQFASWSPTRQNSEQERQRYDAPPLPPYPLNEIPSLSLTVEGKEEDLESVVRLQRRSSI